aaaagagaaaagttaagtcaaatattgttgttttacaaaTCATAATCATATATTTTCTTGTCTATGAATACGTCAGGAATTAGAAATCGGGGTCAGAATTCAGTTAAACTTTGGTTAGGAAAAAATAATAGCCCCTTTATGAATGTCAACTGTAATGGACATGAGAAcgatttaatatattttctatgtaaagtaattcatgcaataaataaatagttgtttATTACTATGTTTCATTCAACCTCTTGAAGTTTACActattgttatttaatttagtttcttaaaaTTTGATTAGAAAAATGGATCACCATGTTTTCTTGTCAGTCTATTTTGATTTCAAAGTgtcgctgttttttttttttttttttaacggtaAAATCGTTCGGTTATCTATTAAGGTGGACATGATgtaaattctaaaataaaaatgttttcattaaattgTAAATTGTGAGGTGTTGTTTTAGCGccaaaaaggcaggaaataaaaaaaaagttaccgTTTGAAAGATGCTTTATTCCTCGGTTCTCAGGAGAATATTCAATATCTGACCTCAATCCATCTCCAACATTAACAATTTACCCTTAaatattctgacatttaaactatatttagttgctgtctttttgtctttagttGTTTCCTTGTTGCTATGCAAACACTGTTCTGTGTATGCCACTTGTCTATTTTATCTCTGCCACAATCTATTTTCTCTATCAGACTATTATTAGAtctgcttttttcttcctttttttgttgttgcgtTTTTCAcattaagtgaaaaaaaaaaatccagtcttGCCATATTCTCTTGTGTAtagatgtcaaaacatgttatctttctgtgtctctctcaAGTGCATCATCAAGCCCCTCTGGACATGAGCTGGTCGTAcacatttccatccatccatcagctatACTTGTGTTATTCTGTGACGGTTCACAGAGGGCTGGGCTACATCGCAGGGCTAACATAAAAAGACAGGCAACCATTCATTCCATTTTCATACCTACAGCTAATGTAGATTCACTAATTGACCTACAGTGCATGCTTTTGAAGGAGCCAGAACACCAGGAAATATGCAGGCAGtggaagaacatgcaaattccacacagaaaggcCACAGCTAATCAGAAGGTTCAAACCCTCGTGCTAATGCTGCCCCGGTTTTGCACATTTagctagtaaaaaaaaatacattatactTCTGTAAGGTCTAACATGACTTCAGAAAGTTTGCAAAATTGGCTCTTTCTTATTCTAGAGAGAAACAGTTTGATTTCCTGGTTGTATGATGTGATAGTTTTTGCACATTCAAGCGCTGATCAGTAACAAGTGCAACAAGCTTAAATACTCACTGATGAAGGAATGCAAAGAGGTATCTCATGACGATGATAACAGGGTCAGGGTAGGAAGAGATGACTGATTTGAGTTGAGCCGCTCTCTCTGATTCATTCTTTATTTCTGAGAAAAGGCGAGGAAGGAAAGATAAGCTGCTGCACATCCTCAGCCGCAGTCATCATATCACTTGCAAACACTCACGAGCGTGCTCCAGGAGCTGACTGGTGCTGTCCATGGGGAAGAGTGGATTCTCCAGCCCTCTGAAGTAGAGCTTCAACACTCCGGCCACAGAGTCCAGGTCGTACCAGCGCTCGGCCAGGGGGTCCTCTCCTGCAGAGGAAGCCCACGGGACACTGCCCCACATTATTAATGCTGCATAGTGAGCAGAGCTACTCTATAACCACGGCTTATCTcagcacacacccacacacaaaacacacaggccTACCTCGCTCAAATGCATCCCTCAGGTTATTGACTTCCATCTGAGACCCCGGCACTCTAAAAATCCCCTCATGATGGAGACCTGATGGGCACACATAATATTACAATCACTCAGTGCTGAGAACTGTTAATTCCAAttctaaaatatacatttaaagtCACTAACATTTAATGCCACTAtggcctttttaaaaatgtactttaagaAAAATCTTGACAAATACTggtgatttgtgtttgtgtcagtatTGCCTAGCTATGTCGGTCTGTCGCGGTGGcttttaaagttaaattaaaagtaTGTCTGTGAtgtatttttgtgcatctgCTGCTTCACTGTTCCTTCACTCTTGAATACTCACCATTGAGGTTGATAAAGCGAATGCAGCTTTCCACAACAACTGGAATCTGTTGTCCTGATGCCTGAAGGAAAACGAATTTACAGACAGCAAATCTGAGTTATCAATGCAGACTGATAGAGGAAAAGAATAATTATACTGAAAATAGAActaaagagaaagaagaaactgTGCTTATGATGATAGCTACCTGTATGAAGGACAGCATGTCTCCGTTGAAAAGTTTGTGGTTGTGCAACAGATTGGCACTTGAGTGATTCCTTCTGACACGCACAGACTTTCCAGTCGGTCTGCAGAACAACATGCCACAACATGAAGACACAATAATCTCCATTTCAATCACAAAGTGTATAATATCTGCAACTAGGAACTGATTTCATATGCATACTTGGGCTGATGTCCGTTTGATGCTTCagctagaaagaaaaaaaggattgAAGAAGCGCAAGTCAACACTTCCTGGTTTATGTGGTGGCAAAACATGATTTCAGTAGAAAATAATCCACACCATTTATTACCAAGTGACATTTTGGGTCGGCAGTTTGCCTTGTTGTGGTAGTGTTATGTGACAAATGCAGGAGTCTTACCTTTTTCCACAGCTACTTTAAGCAGGTCATGTTTAGCTTGAAGTTTAGACACCAGGGAGCTGCCAACGAGGTACTCTTTAACTTTCTGTCAAACAAATCAGACATGCGCTCTGTCAAAAAACAAGGTTTAATCAGCATCAGCCTCCCATCACAAAACTGTCTTTAAAAGTGAACTATGCTGGTGTATTGCATAAAAAACAGACTCACGGTGAAGTAGAGGTTTTCTATTTCCTGCAGGCTGGCTCTGCGTCGTGCCACACTGGGCTTCATGTTCAGATTCTCAGTGCTGCCGTCGTGGGACGAACCAGAACCGCTGCTGAGCTCCAGATCATCATCACTGATCACCTCCAGCAGGCTAGACTGGACCGATGACTTGCTCTTACCGGCCTGCATGGCAGTGGCAGAGTAAACAACTAAGTAGTGACCTACAGCTGAGGTGGAAGGCTTTACTTTAGCACTCAGGTCAGAACATTGACTCCAATGTCTATTCTGGTTTACAGTTGCgaacaaaagtttacaaacTAAATGCtgacagtcttgagtttccagtgactcctacaTCTCTTAACTCCTTAGGTTTGAATGACTGAATCACATACATCcttgtcacaaaaacaattatgcattttggttgtttcattGAATTATTACAGATCTTTTGGCCATATGACTGCATGGTTAAAGAAATACATACAGCAATTCTATTATGTGGTTTAATGTCCTTTGGCCATTTTAACCTGAATTCAGTACTTTTGTTTgccatccacaagcttctggttgtatcttgaCCTCTCCTtttgtcagaaatgatgcaattcaactaaatttgttgactTGATGACACGGATTTGTTTCTTTAACACAGTCAAAAGGTTCTTGATGTGCAGATTTTGCCATTTgtccagaagacctataataaatctatgaaagaaccaaaatgcgtGATTTGTTTGTGCCAAAGATGTGCATGTTTCAATCATTTAATCATGAAAAAATCTGACTTGTAGGACTCATCGGAAACTCAAGACAAACAAGTGTGTGTAAACTTTGGCTGACATTTGTGTGCAAAACTACAAACAGGCATTTTGTTCATGTTGTGAAAAATACCTGCACATGCAATgacctattaaaaaaaaaaataacagtctGTTGCTTTCAAGTGCCTGTGAGCGTTACATCAGCTGGGGTAGGGATATAATTCTATTAAGGGCCAAGCAcgtgaataatttaaaaaaaagtgagaagTCACTGTCCTATATCTGGACAACTTTTGCTTCTTCATTTCTAAATACACGACTTTTGCTTCCCATCTTACTTACTCATTATACTTTCCATCTCCTTCCATAAAATTAGATTCAGGAAGCAAAAACATTATTTGACAGACTATTTGCTGCATTGTGGCAgctcaaaaaacatgcaaatgaagCTGTAAGGATTGTAAGATGTACTTTACCTCCTCTGTTTCCTGGGTGACGGCTTTCAGTCTGGTTTGTATCTGTTTGAATCTGGTCTCGAGCTCGCATCTCATCTCACACGCTGCACTGACTTCAGAAACCTGCGAGACACGAGGAAGTCTACAGCTGGTGCAACACGGCAGAATAATCAGctcaaaaaaccccaaaaatacactgatattcattcattcacccCAAAACACATACCTGGTCCCCGTCGTGGGGCTGATAGGGGAAGCGAAGGGGCATAGAGAAGGTGTTGTAGTGGTCCTGCAGGAGGGTGTCCCTGTCCTGGCTCTGGTCCAGTCCAGACACGGCCccctggagctgctgcagaccAGTGCTCAGGTTCTGCTGGGCCCGCCAGCGTCTGGACAGGTATGCTTGCATCACCCGGTCCAAAGACAGGTGGTAACCTACATCTGCACACTGGAGGAGGAAATGGCCTTCTATTAAACTTGAGGTTTTAGGTATTGACTCAGGCACTGTAGGTCTAATATCATACTATTTTACAGCAGTTTAAAACCTTGCTGAGAAGtccaaaacagacacagaaaatggTATTGTGATCTGAatgaactttattttgaaaggaagaggcagcagagacaCGTTTGTGAACCAATGCACTCACATCTATGAGAGTAGAGATGTCTTGGAGGTAGTATTTATTCATGGAGGAATTAGCGGCAGCCAGGTTTAGGAGGTAGTCGTTTCGGGCCTTACTGCACTTCAGATGTATCTCTTGAACCTTTCCTTGTCTctacaacacataaaaaaactgtCAGCAAGAGTCAAATATTCAGGATGCATGCATATAACGTCACACAGAAGgatatttatttaccttttctATCAACCTCTCCAGTTTCTTAGCAGCGCTCTGCTTATGCttttcctcctgtttctctGCCTCCCTCAGCTTCCCCTCTGCAGCCACATAGTCTGAGTGGTACTGGTAGTATGTTCTCCAAGCctgctcacagacacacacagcaatgCTTCATTCTGCATGTCTAGGAAACGGAAAATGTCTCGGGTGGTTGGTTTCTCACTTACAGTTTGCAGCTCTGTGGTAACCTTGAGCAGTCCATCTTGTAGCTGGGTACAGATGTCTTTACTCTGAAAGAGACCAAATATCACATGTTGAGGTGACACAGTACAGACTGTACACAATGATCCGCAGAGTACATTCAATGTCAAGAGATTAATAGGGGATACAGAGGAAGCTTGATGTTTATGGCAGGTAGGTTTGTActtttaaccctctgatgcACAACGTGagtcaagagatacccattttcctttaaatttgggtcacttttgacccatgttgagCATCAAAGGATTGATGGTACCTTTTTGGCAAGGCGCTGTGTGTACTCCAGACAGTAGGTGAGGGGCTGGATGAGGAAGTTGCTGCAACTTTCACTCAGTCCGTTGTGGTCTCTGCTCTCCTGGCGGGTCTGGGACAGCAGAGCCAACCAGACCTGGGCCACTGAGTGACTGCTGGACTCCTTCCTGAGCACATTTACCAAtacaggaaaagaaaaggacGTGTGGGCAAAAAGCTTTCAGTACAGACAGCATCTTCAAATGAACTGATAGTAAATTTAGTACATTTTGTGCAGGATTGTCATTACCTCTTAATCCTCGAGGTGAACCGTTCTGCAAGTTTTTCTAGTGAGCGAGCGTACTCGCTTTCAATCTCACCCCGTCGCCGCAGGTAGTCGGTCAGATCTTGCAGCTGCTGGCTTTTCTGTTCAAGCTGCAAGTCCAAAACCTTTAGCTGGTCTACAAGCTGGCAACGCACCTCTGCAAACAGAAAGAAGCACATATGGGAGAACATAACTCATTCTGAAAGTCTTGCTGCTATGTGAGAAACAGACTTTACAAGTTCTTCTTCCACAGAAGAACACAAGTTGAAAATAGTAAAGAGAGGCAGTTAGAATGACACAGATAAAAGTTTGTTTACCTTTGATTTGTGTGTCGTAGTCCACAACGCTGACCCTCTCCTTCCGGAGTTTTACGTGGGAAGTCATTGTTGCTCCAACTGGGTGAAATTCTACATAAAGGAAGAGAAGACTTCATTATCGCAATCTAGTATTAAATACCAACTCTGTTCTGTTCCTTCTGTCTCCATTGCAGAAGTATAGTATGGTTTGTCTGCATACATACTATTCTAGTCAAGGCCTGCGACCCACTGCTGCACCCCTAGCATGCCCTTCCACAAACTCACACTCTGCCCTCCACAGACCATACCAACTTCCTCCTGACACAGAAAGAGTGAAAAGAGCACGTTCATCTTACTGTAACACATCTCTTCAAAGCGGTCACCCCTCTGCAGCGCTCTCCTTAACGACAGACAACTAGAAAACCAGTTGGCATGTGTTGCCTGCTGCACCGGTCACACTGCAGAATTGCAAGAGGTGCAAAAATAGCAATAGCAACATCTCAGCTGCCCTAAAAATAGGGTGAACCACAAGGCATACAACTCCATAGGGATGTTTGTGCTGAAGACTACAGGTGGTTTTTACCAGTGACACTTAAGTTTACTGATGCACTCAAAGTTTATTCTGCATTTGATTTCTATGGTATACATGAGATGACTATTGATCTTAACAGGGAAAGTGTATTCTGGTTTAGGCTGACTAAGATTTAGCTTCAAACTACATGAAAATTAACAGGCCTGACTGGAAGCATTTGTCTCAGAATTTTGGTTTCAGTTTCTTGTGCTTTGCAACTTCTTGTATGACTGAGACTAGCTCCCCTGTATAATGTCTTAGCCTGTTCTCAGCAGAACATAGAAGACATAAGATAAAAGAGAGTGGCTTGAGTGTGACAGTTATTCAAACACATGATAATTTCACAGCCTTAGACAAAACAGAAGCTTAGCAACTGTCGTCTGCGAGATTTTAATTAGGAAGAAATTTAACACACATCAGAAAGGGGAAGAGCGGGGTGTTTTCTTGCTGGATCATAACCCTTTGTACACAATCATCTCacattctctctctttcccttttaACTTCCCTTTTTTCAGAGGCCAAACATCACTCATCAGCATTCTTCTTCTAGCTGAAATGTGCACTCTTTGAAACATTTAACAACTGACCTGCTAATACGactctgctgcatttatttagcAAACCCAAAACTCTGTGTAGAAAAGCGAGTGTgtcatttccatttttccagCCTATGTCACCCTTTTCCATTAGCccctttcattctttctctgtGTGATCAGCACTGAATCACCACCTCCTGTCGTCACAATCTGctgcaatattttattaaagCTGGTCTTAACCTTACTGCAGCTGTAGCCTCTCAGCTGATATTATAgtaatgttgtttgtctcactcGGGGTTCTTACAAGCACCAACACATCGATGCTGCTTGAGTTATGGAACATCAAATGTCCTGAGGGCTTTTATCTGAAGCCAATAACAACATAACTGAAATAATCCAGCTGAGCGATTCTTAACAGCAGAACATGCACTTTATAGtacagaaatgtgtttaataGACCCCCaactgtctgctctgtgttggCTTGACAGGCCAGTAAATGAAAATCTATAAAAGTtttatacacacataaataaaaaaggagTCATACCTGATGAGGAGCAGTCTCCACTAGCCTCTTCTCCAGACTGAGGCAACTAAATAACACCAGTTAATAGCAGTGAGCTCTTAACTGTTTCACCTCCCCCTCACATTGGACTCGGATGGATGTGGGTGGGGTGgatctcatctctctctctctctctctctctcatacacTCACTGTTCTGCCGTTTGCTCTTTCTCACCCCTGATCTCACTCACACATTCGCTCCGAGGCATCAGTGTGTGATTGTGCAAGTGAGACGAGTGAAAACCTTCATCGAGTCAAgttcttcctctgttttttctgtcatgctGCCTCTTGAGCTCCGAGCAGATTTTCAGTCCAATCAAACACCAGCTGCTGTCACTGATTGGTCCCCGGCTCACAGGTTATTTGCAAGTTAGCAAGTGAAATCAGCTGGTATAAAGTTCAGTAGGGGGAAAAAAGTTGGTTTGTGTTGTTCTTGGCATGAATGAGAGCCACCAATGTAAGTTATGCAGAAGATACAGAAATATGTTCGTCAAGTAAACTATTTACAGATATAGGCCATTATTTGTTGATTGgtggcaaaaaaacccaacacaaCCATTGCTTTTTCAAAATCATACCCCATGGAAGATTTGTCATGCGTGTTCACAGCGCTCCTGTCTTCTTTCACACTTTGCTGGAAAGCGTTAAATGGCACAAAGGTGTGAAACTGGGTGATCTGCAACAAACAGCCAAACTTTCTGAAAGGTCAGTGTGCACAATTTTTCTCTTATCTGCCGCGTACTTCTCACTCACTGTGCTCTTTCCTTCCTCTAACGGACAGTAGGACGGTGTTGTGAAATCACTCTAAAAATCCACTACACTCACATTTGTTTGGTCAGCATGACAGAAGAACCAGTTTGAGTGAAGTTAGTCTATACTGACAGCTAATGTATTATTCGTTTGTCTTTCTAATTTAAAGCGGGGACAACTTTTGAACTTTGCAACAGGAATGTTTGGCTGTAAATGAGGATGGAGGTCAGACATTCTTTGCAGAAAACAGTTTCCTCATTTTGACTTTTGGCTGCCTAGCATGCATTCCATTTATCTCATATCTTTTATATCTACATGTTATGAAGACTGGAGCTTTCATCTACTGAGAAATACGGCATTTCTGGCAAAACTGTATTTATCCTGTTACCTTCAGACAATTTATCTGTCTCCCAGGGTGGGGTTTGCTGTGGATATTCTGTGAAATACTCCCCGACCGTCTTTACCGATGCCACCACTAGGAGTCGCCAAATCTTGCATGTGATGTCggtacattttcacatttccagGCGGAGAATTTAGCAGTTTATACCTCACCTGACTGCGTGTAACtgcaacagatgcaagaactgtaATTAAACAATAACCTTATCGTTAGCTGCACAGACAGTGTTATCTTGCAAATCCTAAATGAGCTTATTGTGTCACTTATATAACCCGCATCATTTCATTGATCGTATTACAACATACTGTAGCCTCAACATGTTTCCACAATCATCTGTTGTCAGACTGTCTAATGGGTTGTTAtcagaaatatacaaaaaaacactgtttttatgACCACTtattaaaataaccaaaataataaatattatttcaaaGATTTATTTCCTGATAAATACTTTAGAGACCAAATTGAGAATGTCTTCAATTCTCCATATCTCACAGAGCTTTGGTAAAGATAACAGCAATCCAATAAAAACATCGAGACCAGTAATTCTCTTTAGTAATTTACTTTAGTCAACATACTGATTCATGTCCAAGTCTCTCTGTTcatcactgcagaaaaaaaaaaagaatttagaaAAATCCAGTGATGGAAATGTTGAAACAGCTTTGATGCACAGATAGTCTGTAAAGCCAGAGTTAGAGGCAAACAGAGATAAAAAGAGGAAGTGAGGGATGATTTCTTAAAAATGTCTCGGCCTGCAGCGTCATTGTGAATCAGAAGAAGAATCTTTAACGTCTGTGCTTTCTGTCGCCTCACTGACTTCACTCAGCTCTTTGCTCTCTCCTCCGCTGTCTCTCTCGTTTTCTCTCTCCTGGTCACCGGACCCTGATGGGCTCTGGCCAGACGGAGCCTCTTGACCAGACACTCGCACTCCAGGTTTCCtcaactgcagaaaaaaaaaaaacaggaatcatAATTAGAAACTGCTCACCAGAAGTCTGCGGTTTCACACAACTGCTGAGGGAACACAGAGCTGGTTAAAATCATGCTAAAGAAGCTGCAGGTAGGAAATAAAGCCACCTCATCAGCCATGTGGGCCAGGTCTCTCTTCATGGCGTAGGCATCCTCCCCATCTGCATAGTATTTTGGCTCTACTTCACTAATCCTGTGAAGGAACAACAAGAAACCACATGAATTAAAGTCACTATAAATATCATTGAGTTCATATCCTGTCTCGATTTCCTGAGGGGGGTTTAGAAACCTTGAagattagtagtagtagtattagtttTAGACTAAATATATTAACATTTGACTACTTTTAGgtcaaataaatatatgaagAAAAGATTAAGCAGCTCCCTATCACAATTAAAATTCTAGCATTTGTACAAGAATCTTTAAAATGGGGTTTGATAGGGACTTGGACTTATGACTAGTGCCCTACAATTACCagattttttaacaatttcacTATTTAATAGTTTAAAAAGTCATTAATCCCATTTATATATTAGCTggtattcttttattttaatacattaccacaaacaatttagaaattggtcctttaaaaacattttttttgggaGACAGGTTGTCAGCTCACTCTTTATATGGTAATAGCaacacagttttttaaataatcttaATGATGCACATTGAGCAAAAACACCTTCCCACAAAGCATGCACTGCAGAGCTGGAGGTGCAGGCATCTGAAAGAGcacagtcagaaaaaaattagGCTGAGGAAGCCTGAAGAAACCCCCCTTGCTTTTATCAATgcgaactgaaaaaaaaatcttgagaTATATTTTTATGAGCTCAATGCACATTCATTTATTGTAAGGCacattttgctgcagttttgtttttggttacTTACTAGTTGACATGTACCAAATACTGATATTCATTACATCTGGCATTATCTAATAACGTCTGATATATAAACTCATGATTTAGTTTACTCCAGCTCTACTCGTGACTCCAGGATTTCTGTAAGTGTGAGCTATGGACCAACACTAGACAATAAGTATGTGCtttacattcacaaaaaagaaacagacttACTGGAATTTGAGTGTGTTTGAGTACAGGTGCAGGGCTGCTCGGTTGCTGGATTGGGGAGAAAACATGGGTTAATCTTTGAAAACAGGAGCACCAACACATATTAGTCAGAGCATGAACACATTTTGTAAACAAGGTGTGATGCCACTCTCTTCTCACTTTAGCAATTGTTGATTTGCACTACCGTGCATATACCGTActttccagactataagccgctacttttttcacacgctttgaaccctgcggcttatacaacGATGCGGCTAAAGTACAGATTTTTACAGGCGAGCTTCATGCTGTCAATACGtctagcctcgtcacatcagaatgaaattaccgaacaggtcacagtggaacaatgaaactgttcgaattaaaatcaaacacactcataCTAAACTCTTCatatcagtcattttgcgcttcatgcacacaccatcatggaaaacacacgaagaaatgcatatgatgcagtttttaagttaaaggcaatcgatctgcctgtcgaagaagtaaacagagctgctgcacataagcttggcatcaatgaatcgATGTTGAAGTCGGCAGCGTGGACTGACTCAATGCGTTTCACTGCTGTTTCACTGCCGTATTACAGGCACTGTtccaaaaaaaagcatttatttaattaagagttttaaaaaaattctttatgtaaatatctcatgttacaacatGGACACCTGCGACTTATAGTCAGGTGCggcttatatatgtacaaaactttttttctttttaaatttagtgggtgtggcttatattcaggtgcgctcAATTGTCCAGAAATCACGGTATATTCTTttctagatgtgtaaatatctctatatattttctttatatagatattttattattctcttttcctTATTCCTAGAATGGCACAAACAGTctaaaccaaattccttgtatgttgtgcaAGTACTttgccattaaagctgattctgattgttTATCCACAATAAAGCAAAACCAAGCTTACAACGTGCCAACAGTACCTTTTACGCACGTGAAGTGAGACGTATTTAGCATTGAAGTTCTCTATCATGGCTCGGCTGGCCTGATCCATCAGCTTTTGAGCCAGACCAAGACGTCTGTGGGATCGTTTCACTGCCTGAAAGACACAGAGAGGGTTACGAAATCCCCAGAATAAAACCTCAGTAGCATATAATGCGTGATACAAATCATATTGAATGCGGAGATATATATCTTGTATGCTGTTCAACCAGACTAACAGTGTCTCCAGCCCCCCAAAGATCCCCTGTGCAGATGGCTCAGGTGTTCAGTTCGTCAACTCATACAAGTATCTTGGTCTCTGGCTGGACTTTTCACTCCTTCATTCCTCACATCAATATTCTGCTGGCTAAAATCAAGACTTCTAGACTGGGGCTCCTTTACCATAATAAGGCCTCCTCCTTTACATACTCTGCCAAAGACACTCTTGTGAAGATGACAATCCTCTTCATGTTTGACTACGGTCATCTACAAAATGGCCCTTTCACAGGCTATATGTCCTCTATCACTCAGTCATCTGTCTTGCTATCGGTGCACCTTTCTCCATCCACCATTGTGATTTTTACAAACTGGTGGGTTGGTCGTCTCTTTACACCATGCGATTCCAACACT
The nucleotide sequence above comes from Amphiprion ocellaris isolate individual 3 ecotype Okinawa chromosome 8, ASM2253959v1, whole genome shotgun sequence. Encoded proteins:
- the LOC111576516 gene encoding SLIT-ROBO Rho GTPase-activating protein 3-like isoform X1; this encodes MCYKFHPVGATMTSHVKLRKERVSVVDYDTQIKEVRCQLVDQLKVLDLQLEQKSQQLQDLTDYLRRRGEIESEYARSLEKLAERFTSRIKRKESSSHSVAQVWLALLSQTRQESRDHNGLSESCSNFLIQPLTYCLEYTQRLAKKSKDICTQLQDGLLKVTTELQTAWRTYYQYHSDYVAAEGKLREAEKQEEKHKQSAAKKLERLIEKRQGKVQEIHLKCSKARNDYLLNLAAANSSMNKYYLQDISTLIDCADVGYHLSLDRVMQAYLSRRWRAQQNLSTGLQQLQGAVSGLDQSQDRDTLLQDHYNTFSMPLRFPYQPHDGDQVSEVSAACEMRCELETRFKQIQTRLKAVTQETEEAGKSKSSVQSSLLEVISDDDLELSSGSGSSHDGSTENLNMKPSVARRRASLQEIENLYFTKVKEYLVGSSLVSKLQAKHDLLKVAVEKAEASNGHQPKPTGKSVRVRRNHSSANLLHNHKLFNGDMLSFIQASGQQIPVVVESCIRFINLNGLHHEGIFRVPGSQMEVNNLRDAFERGEDPLAERWYDLDSVAGVLKLYFRGLENPLFPMDSTSQLLEHAQIKNESERAAQLKSVISSYPDPVIIVMRYLFAFLHHVSQYSDENMMQPYNLAVCFGPSLVRGAQDEDVVTLQPQINALVKGIILQHESIFPGQDEVQGPVYEKCMTLEQDDCEPINEEGDVEAECTHTKDDLETGSSADNRTRNRPRANSSGCMDHSRLAAGPAGGGLTSGGKLMLQFPVGPQCKPRRMHSPGYVYRENQQHSSSEDIAVHVDKEVCRQMDSVFKELISRQTLQEPSSTVSSSSAQAPQRKGRRGDGRREK
- the LOC111576516 gene encoding SLIT-ROBO Rho GTPase-activating protein 3-like isoform X2 yields the protein MTSHVKLRKERVSVVDYDTQIKEVRCQLVDQLKVLDLQLEQKSQQLQDLTDYLRRRGEIESEYARSLEKLAERFTSRIKRKESSSHSVAQVWLALLSQTRQESRDHNGLSESCSNFLIQPLTYCLEYTQRLAKKSKDICTQLQDGLLKVTTELQTAWRTYYQYHSDYVAAEGKLREAEKQEEKHKQSAAKKLERLIEKRQGKVQEIHLKCSKARNDYLLNLAAANSSMNKYYLQDISTLIDCADVGYHLSLDRVMQAYLSRRWRAQQNLSTGLQQLQGAVSGLDQSQDRDTLLQDHYNTFSMPLRFPYQPHDGDQVSEVSAACEMRCELETRFKQIQTRLKAVTQETEEAGKSKSSVQSSLLEVISDDDLELSSGSGSSHDGSTENLNMKPSVARRRASLQEIENLYFTKVKEYLVGSSLVSKLQAKHDLLKVAVEKAEASNGHQPKPTGKSVRVRRNHSSANLLHNHKLFNGDMLSFIQASGQQIPVVVESCIRFINLNGLHHEGIFRVPGSQMEVNNLRDAFERGEDPLAERWYDLDSVAGVLKLYFRGLENPLFPMDSTSQLLEHAQIKNESERAAQLKSVISSYPDPVIIVMRYLFAFLHHVSQYSDENMMQPYNLAVCFGPSLVRGAQDEDVVTLQPQINALVKGIILQHESIFPGQDEVQGPVYEKCMTLEQDDCEPINEEGDVEAECTHTKDDLETGSSADNRTRNRPRANSSGCMDHSRLAAGPAGGGLTSGGKLMLQFPVGPQCKPRRMHSPGYVYRENQQHSSSEDIAVHVDKEVCRQMDSVFKELISRQTLQEPSSTVSSSSAQAPQRKGRRGDGRREK
- the naa10 gene encoding N-alpha-acetyltransferase 10, which produces MNIRNARPEDLMNMQHCNLLCLPENYQMKYYFYHGLSWPQLSYIAEDENGKIVGYVLAKMEEDPDDVPHGHITSLAVKRSHRRLGLAQKLMDQASRAMIENFNAKYVSLHVRKSNRAALHLYSNTLKFQISEVEPKYYADGEDAYAMKRDLAHMADELRKPGVRVSGQEAPSGQSPSGSGDQERENERDSGGESKELSEVSEATESTDVKDSSSDSQ